A section of the Procambarus clarkii isolate CNS0578487 chromosome 68, FALCON_Pclarkii_2.0, whole genome shotgun sequence genome encodes:
- the LOC123774684 gene encoding uncharacterized protein gives MMWMVILVVASSHTLGSQSHPGTPIQTVVHDSSYFLDYIRRYLLRSSLQLVVSESLLEGKRKIARNVSSKTLHLSRMEALDEPNVEFHNYSTAVRETRRSQDCGSGSRCVLGSCWSQETKSTNILLSLMSTTLKDQNPVFLHDAELESIGVLERYLEESPGPPAVILDISDAALLKAPWLGKYNDARFVHIILLSSERVINHFVEEAPERLWTPNTLLLVDVNASVNATRLLAQASFSYSPFLSLLQPCNKNDAACYYILTYETFHPDNKITFHGIYNAIKPQTFRSVFPDRFKSFYGHNLQLASWADDFPYLVPGATLHKTYGIGVNMLNEISRKLNFSYEFDNEAKASWGELVNGSWIGMYVVWSTSVVLFVYWFDRLYEGTWILLAIIVSISYTSNLVAYITVPSKPHYLATLKELAQSALTYVSLPRHSEGTGTVCPHSMFKNCVYAHVCEKSPGIVYVSLCGMLLSEQQISQYIIMPVRSNFFRPTMVDYGNFVPLALRTSKHTTLHTLGQKMKLIPNYGYDVGFAQVKEGTHALLEGTEFLQYLVILYRVFSMTYLLPETIYPIHVGWIFPKKTSWKHKFDRYIQALVESGLCRYWKKVLVEDFMQGQHETTNSDYQEATRPLSLRDLQGAFIIYGLCLAVVIFVGARELLPAPQST, from the exons ATGATGTGGATGGTGATATTGGTAGTGGCTTCCAGCCACACCCTTGGGAGCCAGTCACACCCGGGGACACCGATTCAGACAGTTGTTCATGATTCTTCCTATTTCTTGGATTATATCAGGCGTTACCTGCTAAGGAGCTCACTACAGTTAGTTGTGTCAGAATCTCTGCTTGAAGGTAAACGCAAGATTGCAAGAAATGTTTCCTCTAAGACTTTACATCTGTCGAGAATGGAAGCTTTGGACGAACCAAATGTTGAATTCCATAACTATTCTACCGCGGTGAGGGAGACGAGACGGTCTCAAGACTGTGGTAGTGGGTCAAGATGTGTGTTAGGTAGTTGCTGGAGCCAAGAAACCAAGTCTACGAATATTCTTCTGTCCCTAATGTCAACTACACTAAAGGACCAAAATCCTGTTTTTCTTCACGACGCAGAGCTTGAGAGCATCGGTGTCCTGGAGCGTTACCTTGAGGAGAGCCCTGGCCCTCCAGCGGTGATCCTCGACATCTCAGACGCTGCACTCCTCAAGGCGCCTTGGCTGGGCAAGTACAACGATGCACGCTTCGTTCATATCATCCTACTGAGCTCAGAGCGGGTCATCAATCACTTCGTCGAAGAAGCTCCAGAGAGACTTTGGACCCCAAACACCCTCCTTTTGGTAGACGTAAACGCCTCGGTCAATGCAACGCGACTACTTGCCCAAGCCAGCTTCAGCTAcagccccttcctctctctcctgcaaccttgcaacaagaacgacGCCGCCTGCTACTACATCCTCACCTACGAGACTTTCCATCCGGATAACAAGATAACTTTCCATGGCATCTACAACGCCATTAAGCCACAGACATTCAGGAGTGTCTTCCCTGACCGCTTTAAGAGCTTCTACGGTCACAACCTGCAGTTGGCCAGCTGGGCTGACGACTTCCCTTACCTGGTCCCCGGGGCAACGCTACACAAGACTTACGGGATTGGCGTCAACATGCTCAACGAGATTTCACGGAAGTTGAATTTTAGTTACGAGTTCGATAATGAGGCGAAGGCGTCGTGGGGCGAGTTAGTCAACGGCTCGTGGATTGGCATG tatgtggtctggtcaacatctgttGTATTGTTTGTGTATTGGTTTGACAGGTTATATGAAGGGACGTGGATACTACTGGCCATAATCGTCTCTATTTCCTACACCAGCAACCTGGTCGCCTACATCACCGTGCCTAGCAAGCCCCACTACCTCGCCACTCTGAAGGAACTGGCACAGTCTGCCCTCACGTATGTGTCACTACCTCGCCACTCTGAAGGAACTGGCACAGTCTGCCCTCAC TCTATGTTTAAAAATTGTGTGTATGCCCATGTATGCGAGAAAAGCCCCGGCATTGTGTATGTCTCTTTATGTGGTATGTTGCTATCAGAGCAGCAAATATCTCAATACATCATAATGCCTGTCAGATCTAACTTCTTCAGGCCGACGATGGTGGACTACGGTAACTTTGTGCCACTAGCCCTCCGGACCTCCAAGCACACGACGCTCCACACTCTCGGCCAGAAGATGAAGCTCATCCCCAACTACGGTTACGATGTCGGCTTCGCACAG GTCAAAGAAGGAACGCACGCCTTGTTAGAGGGCACAGAGTTCTTGCAGTACTTGGTGATTCTCTATCGTGTGTTTTCTATGACCTACTTGCTGCCGGAAACCATCTATCCAATTCACGTGGGGTGGATCTTCCCGAAGAAGACCTCCTGGAAACACAAGTTTGATCGCTACATCCAAGCTTTAGTGGAGTCTGGTCTCTGTCGGTACTGGAAGAAG GTGCTGGTGGAGGACTTCATGCAGGGGCAGCATGAGACTACCAACAGTGATTACCAGGAGGCAACCCGACCTCTTAGCCTCCGGGACCTGCAG GGCGCCTTCATCATCTATGGTCTATGCTTGGCTGTCGTGATCTTCGTCGGCGCGAGGGAGCTGCTCCCTgcgccacaatcgacttga